The following are encoded in a window of Xanthocytophaga agilis genomic DNA:
- a CDS encoding bifunctional aldolase/short-chain dehydrogenase — translation MNNPAVSAYKYVSYLWDHAHAETLAGDEVALLLYRSNLLGADLRLTNYGGGNTSVKTVETDPLSGTPTDVMWVKGSGGDIGTLKRSGLAALYLDRLHALKKRYRGLAFEDEMVELFNHCIYDLSSKAPSIDTPLHAFLPYKHIDHLHPDAAIAIAAAKDGKRINQELFNGAIGWVDWQRPGFDLGLKLQQAVTENPDLRGIMLGSHGLFTWGDTAYDCYVNTLDVIERYSEFLQENYGKKGPVFGGVELNSLSKEQRLQQAALLAPTLRGFCSSHTNMIGHFTDDDRVLEFINSKDLSKLAPMGTSCPDHFLRTKISPLVVNLKPEEDLTNTKALKEKLSPAFDAYRAMYTNYYETCKHPDSPAMRDPNPVVILYPGVGMFTFAKDKQTARVAAEFYINAINVMRGAEAVSEYTSLPQQEAFNIEYWLLEEAKLQRMPKPKPLTGKVALITGSAGGIGKAIARKFVEEGACVLLNDNDSTRLEGATEEFKKSFGKDASASVVLDVTSAEAITKAFEQASLSFGGIDIIVNCAGLSISKPIEETTEKDWDLLYNVLVKGQYLVSQAGVSVLRKQSLGGDIVNIVSKNALMSGPNNIGYGSAKAAQLHMSRLLAAELAGDKVRVNVVNPDAVIADSKIWQSGWAEGRAKAYGISVEELPAYYAKRTLLNEIILPEDIANAVFVLVGGLLSKSTGNMLNVDGGLANAFPR, via the coding sequence ATGAATAATCCAGCAGTGTCTGCTTACAAATATGTGAGCTATTTATGGGATCATGCACATGCAGAAACGTTAGCAGGAGATGAAGTTGCACTTTTACTTTATCGTTCGAACTTACTGGGGGCTGACTTACGATTGACTAACTATGGTGGAGGAAACACCAGCGTGAAAACGGTAGAAACAGATCCTTTAAGCGGCACACCAACGGATGTAATGTGGGTGAAAGGTTCCGGAGGGGATATTGGCACACTCAAACGTAGCGGATTAGCAGCATTGTATCTAGATCGTTTGCATGCTTTGAAAAAAAGATATCGGGGACTAGCTTTTGAAGATGAAATGGTAGAATTGTTTAATCATTGTATATATGATCTATCATCCAAAGCTCCCTCTATTGATACTCCTCTACATGCATTCTTACCCTACAAACATATTGATCACCTTCACCCTGATGCGGCCATTGCTATTGCGGCAGCAAAAGATGGAAAGCGAATCAATCAGGAGCTATTTAATGGAGCTATTGGTTGGGTAGACTGGCAGCGTCCGGGGTTTGATCTGGGGTTGAAACTTCAGCAGGCTGTAACAGAGAATCCTGATTTAAGAGGTATAATGTTAGGTTCGCATGGCTTATTTACATGGGGAGACACTGCCTATGATTGTTATGTAAATACACTAGATGTAATAGAACGCTACTCGGAGTTTTTACAGGAGAACTATGGCAAAAAAGGCCCTGTATTTGGAGGAGTAGAACTTAATTCTTTATCTAAAGAACAAAGACTACAGCAAGCAGCTCTCTTAGCGCCTACATTACGCGGATTTTGTTCTTCACATACTAACATGATCGGACATTTCACTGATGATGATCGGGTACTGGAGTTTATTAATTCAAAGGATCTTAGTAAACTAGCACCTATGGGAACCAGTTGTCCAGACCACTTTTTACGGACAAAGATCAGTCCGCTGGTAGTAAATCTTAAACCTGAAGAGGACCTTACCAATACAAAAGCACTAAAGGAAAAGTTGTCACCTGCCTTTGATGCTTATCGGGCAATGTATACCAATTACTACGAAACCTGCAAACATCCAGATAGCCCAGCTATGCGTGATCCTAATCCGGTTGTGATTCTCTATCCTGGAGTAGGTATGTTTACTTTTGCCAAAGACAAACAAACTGCCCGTGTTGCTGCTGAGTTTTATATTAATGCCATCAATGTGATGCGTGGAGCAGAAGCTGTTTCTGAATATACTTCTCTGCCACAACAGGAAGCATTTAATATAGAATACTGGCTTCTGGAAGAGGCAAAGTTACAACGTATGCCTAAACCCAAGCCACTTACAGGTAAGGTAGCTCTGATAACAGGTAGCGCTGGTGGTATAGGTAAAGCAATTGCCAGAAAATTTGTAGAAGAAGGTGCATGTGTTCTTCTCAATGACAATGACAGTACACGTCTGGAAGGTGCAACAGAAGAATTCAAAAAATCATTTGGCAAAGATGCTTCAGCTTCTGTAGTGCTGGATGTTACATCCGCAGAGGCAATTACAAAGGCTTTCGAACAAGCTTCATTAAGTTTTGGAGGTATTGATATTATTGTGAACTGTGCAGGCCTCTCCATCTCTAAACCTATTGAAGAAACGACAGAAAAAGATTGGGATTTGCTATATAATGTATTGGTTAAGGGTCAATACCTTGTATCTCAGGCAGGTGTTAGTGTATTACGTAAGCAAAGTCTCGGTGGAGATATTGTCAATATTGTCAGCAAAAATGCACTGATGTCCGGACCTAATAACATTGGGTATGGCTCTGCAAAAGCGGCACAGTTGCATATGAGTCGATTACTGGCAGCCGAACTTGCCGGAGATAAAGTTCGGGTAAATGTAGTAAATCCGGATGCTGTTATTGCAGATAGTAAAATATGGCAAAGTGGCTGGGCTGAAGGACGGGCTAAAGCCTATGGTATCTCTGTGGAAGAATTGCCTGCCTATTATGCCAAACGGACATTACTTAATGAGATTATTCTTCCGGAAGATATTGCGAATGCGGTATTTGTATTAGTAGGAGGACTATTATCCAAATCCACAGGTAACATGTTGAATGTAGATGGTGGCTTAGCGAATGCCTTCCCTCGTTAA
- a CDS encoding sugar isomerase: protein MRIQSSHIDQYNASAIKVHENNYRITKELLAQKSIDADAVVEKLRQFQIAIPSWALGAGGTRFGRFSTGGEPGNLEQKLDDIGLLHALTRSAGAISLHIPWDIPRDAQAIKQQASELDIVFDAMNSNTFQDQKDQALSYKFGSLSHINADVRKQAVEHNIEVISYGQALGSKSITVWLADGSSFPGQLNFRRALDNTLRSLQEIYAQLPADWQLFIEYKPYEPYFYSTVIQDWGTSFLLANELGNKAYTLVDLGHHLPNTNIEQIVSTLMYRGKLGGFHFNDSKYGDDDLTVGSIKPYQLYLIFNELVYGLENNTAQNPAPAWMIDASHNLKDPLEDLIQSLEAIRLAYVQALIVDRQGLWDAQLNNDVSVGQEILQDAFRTDVRPLLQEARLRSGGVIEPIKAYRYLNIRQQLIKERGSVTVATGL, encoded by the coding sequence ATGCGTATCCAATCGTCTCATATAGATCAATACAATGCCAGTGCGATCAAAGTTCATGAAAATAACTATCGCATAACCAAAGAACTGCTGGCTCAAAAATCAATTGATGCAGATGCTGTTGTTGAGAAACTCCGGCAATTTCAGATAGCAATTCCCAGCTGGGCTTTGGGAGCTGGTGGAACCCGGTTTGGACGTTTTTCAACAGGTGGAGAACCCGGCAATCTAGAGCAAAAACTGGATGATATCGGGTTGCTGCATGCCCTTACCAGATCAGCTGGAGCTATCTCACTACATATTCCATGGGATATCCCACGTGATGCTCAAGCTATCAAGCAGCAAGCCAGCGAACTGGATATTGTATTTGATGCGATGAATTCCAATACCTTTCAGGATCAGAAAGATCAGGCTTTGAGTTATAAGTTTGGTTCCCTTTCACATATCAATGCAGATGTACGTAAACAAGCTGTAGAGCACAATATAGAAGTAATAAGCTATGGGCAGGCACTAGGCTCCAAGTCTATAACCGTTTGGCTGGCAGATGGCTCAAGTTTTCCCGGCCAACTAAACTTTCGCAGAGCACTAGACAATACATTACGGTCTTTACAGGAGATCTATGCTCAGTTGCCTGCCGACTGGCAACTTTTTATTGAATACAAACCCTATGAGCCGTATTTCTACTCAACAGTTATTCAGGATTGGGGTACTTCATTTTTGTTGGCAAATGAATTAGGTAATAAAGCCTATACTTTAGTTGACTTAGGACATCACTTGCCTAATACCAACATTGAACAAATTGTTTCCACGCTCATGTACCGGGGTAAACTGGGAGGATTTCACTTTAACGATTCCAAATATGGTGATGATGATCTGACAGTAGGTAGTATCAAACCATACCAATTGTATCTCATATTTAATGAATTAGTGTACGGACTGGAAAACAATACAGCACAGAATCCAGCGCCTGCCTGGATGATTGATGCCAGTCACAATCTCAAAGATCCTCTGGAAGATCTGATTCAATCACTGGAAGCTATCCGTTTGGCTTATGTCCAGGCATTGATAGTAGATCGCCAAGGCTTATGGGATGCTCAATTAAACAATGACGTGTCTGTTGGTCAGGAAATTCTACAAGATGCATTTCGGACGGATGTACGTCCACTATTACAGGAAGCACGTTTGCGTTCAGGGGGTGTTATAGAGCCTATCAAAGCCTATCGCTACTTAAATATACGACAACAATTGATTAAGGAACGGGGTAGTGTCACTGTGGCAACAGGCTTATAA